From a single Theropithecus gelada isolate Dixy chromosome 8, Tgel_1.0, whole genome shotgun sequence genomic region:
- the C8H8orf33 gene encoding UPF0488 protein C8orf33 homolog isoform X1 — MAALGHLAGEAAAAPGPGTPCASRRHRLPGLVSSVRNPSTVCLCPGQPTSSNADTRAHPLGDEASAASKKQKKKKKTRNRASVANGGEKASEKPAPEEVPLSAEAQAQQLAQELAWCVEQLELGLKRQKPTPKQKEQAIGAIRTLRSKRTPLPRKRQLMHSLFGDYRAQMEAEWREALRALRSAAYLAQVQPVDGATRKKSRRVCRPRPIGRAKATLDTPDEEFRFNFF; from the exons ATGGCG GCCCTAGGACATCTTGCCGGGGAGGCAGCGGCGGCCCCAGGCCCGGGTACTCCCTGCGCGTCCCGCAGACACCGGCTTCCCGGCCTGGTTTCCAGCGTCCGGAATCCCTCCACTGTCTGTCTCTGCCCAGGGCAACCCACGAGCAGTAACGCCGACACCAGAGCGCACCCGTTAGGCGATGAAGCCAGTGCAGCGtcgaaaaaacaaaagaagaagaagaaaacccgGAACAGGGCCTCTGTGGCAAATGGAGGCGAGAAGGCCTCAGAGAAACCCGCCCCAGAAGAAGTGCCCCTAAGCGCTGAGGCCCAG GCGCAGCAGTTGGCCCAGGAATTGGCTTGGTGTGTGGAACAACTGGAGCTTGGCCTCAAGAGGCAGAAACCCACCCCGAAACAGA AAGAGCAGGCTATTGGAGCAATCCGAACCCTGCGCAGCAAAAGAACGCCCCTGCCCCGAAAGAGGCAGTTGATGCACTCCTtgtttggagactatagggctcAGATGGAAGCTGAATGGCGTGAGGCCCTGCGGGCTCTCAGATCTG CTGCTTATTTAGCCCAGGTGCAGCCTGTAGATGGAGCCACCAGAAAGAAGAGCCGAAGGGTCTGCAGGCCTCGCCCTATAGGGCGAGCCAAAGCCACTCTGGACACTCCCGATGAAGAGTTTAGGTTCAATTTCTTTTAG
- the C8H8orf33 gene encoding UPF0488 protein C8orf33 homolog isoform X2, producing MAALGHLAGEAAAAPGPGTPCASRRHRLPGLVSSVRNPSTVCLCPGQPTSSNADTRAHPLGDEASAASKKQKKKKKTRNRASVANGGEKASEKPAPEEVPLSAEAQAQQLAQELAWCVEQLELGLKRQKPTPKQKQAIGAIRTLRSKRTPLPRKRQLMHSLFGDYRAQMEAEWREALRALRSAAYLAQVQPVDGATRKKSRRVCRPRPIGRAKATLDTPDEEFRFNFF from the exons ATGGCG GCCCTAGGACATCTTGCCGGGGAGGCAGCGGCGGCCCCAGGCCCGGGTACTCCCTGCGCGTCCCGCAGACACCGGCTTCCCGGCCTGGTTTCCAGCGTCCGGAATCCCTCCACTGTCTGTCTCTGCCCAGGGCAACCCACGAGCAGTAACGCCGACACCAGAGCGCACCCGTTAGGCGATGAAGCCAGTGCAGCGtcgaaaaaacaaaagaagaagaagaaaacccgGAACAGGGCCTCTGTGGCAAATGGAGGCGAGAAGGCCTCAGAGAAACCCGCCCCAGAAGAAGTGCCCCTAAGCGCTGAGGCCCAG GCGCAGCAGTTGGCCCAGGAATTGGCTTGGTGTGTGGAACAACTGGAGCTTGGCCTCAAGAGGCAGAAACCCACCCCGAAACAGA AGCAGGCTATTGGAGCAATCCGAACCCTGCGCAGCAAAAGAACGCCCCTGCCCCGAAAGAGGCAGTTGATGCACTCCTtgtttggagactatagggctcAGATGGAAGCTGAATGGCGTGAGGCCCTGCGGGCTCTCAGATCTG CTGCTTATTTAGCCCAGGTGCAGCCTGTAGATGGAGCCACCAGAAAGAAGAGCCGAAGGGTCTGCAGGCCTCGCCCTATAGGGCGAGCCAAAGCCACTCTGGACACTCCCGATGAAGAGTTTAGGTTCAATTTCTTTTAG